Proteins encoded by one window of Roseibium sp. Sym1:
- a CDS encoding NADH:ubiquinone reductase (Na(+)-transporting) subunit B: MGLRNFFDRTEPYFVKGGKYEKLFPVYEMVESFIYTPKAVTTAAPHARSYVDMKRIMTYVVIATIPCILVGLYNVGFQVNSAIAVHGASGWRAWIIEAFGIGFDPANPFANFMHGLLYFLPIYITTLVVGGIWEVIFATVRGHEVNEGFLVTSMLYALILPPSAPLWQVALGISFGVVIGKEVFGGTGKNFLNPALTGRAFLYFAYPAQMSGDTIWTPVDGFSGATALSIGASDGYQQLAAHGVTWMDAFVGILQGSIGETSALACLIGLAFLLVTKIANWRLVVGCLAGMIAFSTLLNLIGSDTNPMFAMPWYWHLVIGGYAFGLAFMVTEPVSASHTNLGRYIYGALIGFMVVMIRVINPAFPEGMMLAILFGNVFAPLIDYFVVQANIKRRAKRNA; the protein is encoded by the coding sequence TTGGGCCTTCGCAACTTCTTCGACCGTACCGAGCCTTATTTCGTAAAAGGCGGCAAATACGAAAAGCTCTTCCCCGTCTACGAGATGGTGGAAAGCTTCATCTACACACCGAAAGCGGTCACAACCGCCGCGCCGCATGCCCGTTCCTATGTCGACATGAAGCGGATCATGACCTACGTGGTCATCGCCACGATCCCCTGCATCCTGGTCGGGCTCTACAATGTCGGTTTCCAGGTGAATTCGGCCATCGCGGTTCACGGCGCTTCCGGATGGCGCGCCTGGATCATCGAGGCCTTCGGCATCGGCTTCGATCCGGCCAATCCCTTCGCCAACTTCATGCACGGGCTACTCTATTTCCTGCCGATCTACATCACCACGCTGGTGGTCGGCGGCATCTGGGAAGTGATCTTCGCAACCGTGCGCGGCCATGAGGTCAACGAGGGCTTCCTCGTCACCTCCATGCTCTACGCCCTGATCCTGCCGCCCTCGGCTCCGCTCTGGCAGGTCGCCCTCGGCATCTCCTTCGGCGTCGTCATCGGCAAGGAAGTCTTCGGCGGCACGGGCAAGAACTTCCTCAACCCCGCCCTCACCGGCCGTGCCTTCCTCTATTTCGCCTATCCGGCACAGATGTCCGGCGACACGATCTGGACACCGGTGGACGGGTTCTCCGGCGCGACCGCGCTGTCCATCGGCGCGTCCGACGGCTACCAGCAGCTCGCGGCCCACGGCGTCACCTGGATGGACGCCTTTGTCGGTATCCTTCAGGGCAGCATTGGCGAAACCTCGGCCCTCGCCTGCCTGATCGGCCTGGCCTTCCTGCTTGTCACCAAGATCGCCAACTGGCGCCTGGTGGTCGGCTGTCTGGCCGGGATGATCGCGTTTTCGACGCTGCTCAACCTGATCGGCTCGGACACCAACCCGATGTTTGCCATGCCGTGGTACTGGCACCTGGTGATTGGCGGTTATGCCTTTGGCCTCGCCTTCATGGTCACAGAACCGGTCTCGGCCTCGCACACCAATCTCGGCCGCTACATCTATGGCGCCCTGATCGGCTTCATGGTGGTGATGATCCGCGTCATCAACCCGGCTTTCCCGGAAGGCATGATGCTGGCCATTCTCTTCGGTAACGTTTTTGCACCCTTGATCGACTATTTCGTGGTGCAGGCAAACATCAAGCGCAGGGCGAAGCGAAATGCCTGA
- a CDS encoding CBS domain-containing protein encodes MPSSYQAPSRKDKMHATTHSQTPDTNLKHETATVRKILDQKGSDVYSLRPQNTLHEAVVMLRDKRIGAVVVKDSEGKLQGILSERDIVRRLAETPGQTLPQKVEDIMTTAVEVCHPEDALITVLRKMTDGRFRHLPVVEDDGLVGIITIGDVVNYRLTELEYEALQLKQLIVG; translated from the coding sequence ATGCCAAGCTCTTATCAGGCGCCCAGCCGAAAAGACAAGATGCACGCTACCACGCATAGCCAGACTCCCGACACGAATCTCAAGCATGAAACCGCGACCGTGCGGAAGATCCTCGATCAAAAGGGATCGGATGTTTATTCACTCCGCCCGCAGAACACGCTGCATGAAGCGGTCGTGATGCTTCGCGACAAGCGGATCGGCGCCGTGGTGGTGAAGGATTCCGAAGGCAAGCTGCAAGGCATCCTGTCCGAACGCGACATCGTGCGCCGGCTTGCCGAAACTCCCGGCCAGACGCTGCCGCAAAAGGTCGAGGACATCATGACCACCGCCGTCGAGGTCTGCCATCCCGAAGACGCCCTGATCACGGTCTTGCGCAAGATGACGGACGGCCGCTTCCGCCACCTGCCGGTTGTCGAGGATGACGGCCTGGTCGGCATCATCACCATCGGCGACGTGGTGAACTATCGGCTGACGGAGCTGGAATACGAGGCACTTCAGCTGAAACAGCTGATCGTGGGATAG
- the nqrF gene encoding NADH:ubiquinone reductase (Na(+)-transporting) subunit F produces MTTFGLGILLFTLIVLGLVTIILAARSKLVSVGNVNISINGEKTISVPAGGKLLQTLAEQKLFVPSACGGGGTCAQCRVKIFSGGGSILPTEESHITKREAACGDRLSCQVAVKQDMEIEVPEEVFGVKKWECTVRSNENVATFIKALVLELPEGENVNFRAGGYIQIEAPAHKLKYTDFDVEDEYRGDWDRFNLWQYASTVSEPVERAYSMANYPEEKGIIMLNVRVASPPPGTEGIPPGKMSSYIFNLKPGDKVTISGPFGEFFARDTDKEMVFIGGGAGMAPMRSHIFDQLKRLHSKRKISFWYGARSKREMFFVEDFDQLAAENENFEWHVALSDALPEDDWTGYTGFIHNVLYEEYLKDHPAPEDCEFYMCGPPIMNQSVINMLLDLGVDREDIMLDDFGG; encoded by the coding sequence GTGACCACATTTGGACTAGGCATACTTCTCTTTACCCTGATCGTGCTCGGCCTCGTCACGATCATTCTCGCGGCCCGCTCGAAGCTCGTCTCGGTCGGCAACGTCAATATCAGCATCAACGGCGAGAAGACCATTTCGGTCCCGGCGGGCGGCAAGCTGCTGCAGACGCTGGCCGAACAGAAGCTGTTCGTGCCCTCGGCCTGTGGCGGCGGCGGCACCTGCGCCCAGTGCCGGGTGAAGATCTTCTCCGGCGGCGGCTCGATCCTGCCGACCGAGGAAAGCCATATCACCAAGCGCGAGGCCGCCTGCGGCGACCGCCTGTCCTGCCAGGTTGCCGTGAAGCAGGACATGGAGATCGAGGTTCCCGAGGAGGTCTTCGGCGTCAAGAAATGGGAGTGCACCGTCCGTTCCAACGAGAACGTCGCCACCTTCATCAAGGCGCTGGTGCTGGAACTGCCCGAGGGCGAGAACGTCAATTTCCGCGCCGGCGGCTATATCCAGATCGAGGCCCCCGCGCACAAGCTCAAATACACCGACTTCGATGTCGAGGACGAGTATCGCGGCGACTGGGACCGCTTCAATCTGTGGCAGTATGCATCCACGGTCAGCGAACCGGTCGAGCGCGCCTATTCCATGGCGAACTACCCGGAGGAAAAGGGCATCATCATGCTCAACGTCCGCGTCGCCTCGCCGCCTCCGGGCACGGAGGGCATTCCTCCGGGCAAGATGTCGAGCTACATCTTCAACCTGAAGCCCGGAGACAAGGTCACGATTTCCGGTCCCTTCGGCGAATTCTTCGCACGCGACACCGACAAGGAAATGGTGTTCATCGGCGGCGGCGCCGGCATGGCGCCGATGCGCAGCCACATCTTCGACCAGCTGAAAAGGCTTCATTCCAAGCGCAAGATCAGCTTCTGGTATGGTGCCCGTTCAAAGCGCGAGATGTTCTTCGTCGAGGATTTCGACCAGCTCGCCGCGGAAAACGAGAATTTCGAGTGGCACGTGGCCCTGTCCGACGCGCTGCCGGAGGACGACTGGACCGGCTATACCGGCTTCATCCACAACGTGCTCTACGAGGAATACCTCAAGGACCACCCGGCTCCGGAAGACTGCGAGTTCTACATGTGCGGCCCGCCCATCATGAACCAGTCCGTGATCAACATGCTGCTTGATCTCGGCGTCGACCGCGAGGACATCATGCTCGACGACTTCGGTGGCTGA
- a CDS encoding sarcosine oxidase subunit delta codes for MIRINCPFCGTRDHSEFTYGGDGSIDYPALDAPKEDWHDAVFLRDNICGVQLETWHHVHGCRMWLKIERDTLTHEIHSVRPAHPGLAAALGTEHGVGK; via the coding sequence ATGATCCGAATTAATTGCCCTTTCTGCGGCACGCGAGACCACAGCGAATTCACCTATGGCGGTGACGGCTCGATCGACTATCCGGCGCTCGATGCGCCGAAGGAAGACTGGCACGACGCGGTGTTCCTGCGGGACAACATCTGCGGCGTGCAGCTTGAAACCTGGCACCATGTCCATGGCTGCCGCATGTGGCTGAAGATCGAACGCGACACGCTGACCCACGAGATCCATTCCGTCCGGCCCGCCCACCCGGGTCTCGCAGCCGCCCTTGGCACCGAACACGGGGTAGGCAAATGA
- the nqrM gene encoding (Na+)-NQR maturation NqrM, producing the protein MLTFVLAFALLLTVIVGMAVGVIFSGRTIKGSCGGLNAIADADHCLVCNKEIDPNSPLRERLACPRARKMLSEMEAQENRAG; encoded by the coding sequence GTGCTGACCTTTGTTCTGGCTTTCGCGCTTTTGTTGACCGTCATCGTCGGGATGGCGGTCGGCGTGATCTTTTCCGGCCGGACCATCAAGGGCAGCTGCGGTGGGCTGAACGCGATCGCCGACGCGGATCATTGCCTGGTCTGCAACAAGGAAATCGATCCCAATAGTCCGCTGCGGGAACGCCTTGCCTGTCCGCGGGCCCGCAAGATGCTTTCCGAGATGGAAGCTCAGGAGAACCGTGCCGGCTAA
- a CDS encoding Lrp/AsnC family transcriptional regulator, with protein MSKTLDQTDCRIIEILEADGRMSLADIGKEVDLSGPAVGERLRNLRDQGYVAGFGAKINLRALGYTIQALVRIKPRSGQLHVVERMIEEQPRFMSCDRVTGDDCYVTRLALADVAELDDILLPFHERAETHTSIVKSSIFENRLPPLRPVR; from the coding sequence ATGTCGAAAACGCTGGATCAGACGGACTGCCGGATCATCGAGATCCTCGAAGCCGATGGGCGCATGAGCCTTGCGGATATCGGCAAGGAGGTCGACTTGTCCGGTCCTGCTGTCGGTGAGCGCCTCCGCAATCTGCGCGACCAGGGGTATGTCGCCGGTTTCGGTGCGAAGATCAATTTGCGTGCGCTCGGCTATACGATCCAGGCGCTGGTCCGGATCAAGCCGCGCAGCGGGCAGCTTCATGTGGTCGAACGGATGATCGAGGAACAGCCCCGCTTCATGTCCTGCGATCGTGTCACCGGGGACGACTGCTATGTCACGCGCCTGGCCCTTGCCGACGTGGCCGAGCTGGACGACATCTTGCTGCCTTTCCACGAGCGCGCCGAAACGCACACATCGATCGTGAAATCCTCTATCTTTGAAAACCGGTTGCCGCCGCTGCGCCCGGTCAGATAA
- the nqrE gene encoding NADH:ubiquinone reductase (Na(+)-transporting) subunit E — protein sequence MEQLISLAVKAVFVENLALSFFLGMCTFIAVSKKISTAIGLGISVMIVQAITVPANNLILTYLLAPGALSWAGFSDVDLTFLGLISYIGVIAALVQILEMVLDKYFPPLYNALGVFLPLITVNCAILGGSLFMVERDYNFPEAVTYGVSSGFGWALAITAMAGVREKLKYSDIPEGLQGLGITFITAGLMALAFMSFSGVKL from the coding sequence ATGGAACAGCTGATTTCCCTCGCCGTCAAAGCGGTCTTCGTCGAGAACCTGGCGCTGTCCTTCTTTCTGGGCATGTGCACGTTCATCGCCGTTTCGAAAAAGATCTCGACCGCCATCGGCCTCGGCATTTCCGTGATGATCGTGCAGGCCATCACCGTGCCGGCCAACAACCTGATCCTGACCTACCTGCTGGCGCCGGGCGCGCTTTCCTGGGCGGGTTTCAGCGATGTCGACCTGACCTTCCTCGGCCTGATCTCCTATATCGGCGTGATCGCGGCACTGGTTCAGATCCTGGAAATGGTGCTCGATAAGTATTTCCCGCCGCTCTACAACGCGCTGGGCGTGTTCCTGCCGCTGATCACCGTGAACTGCGCCATCCTGGGCGGCTCCCTGTTCATGGTGGAACGGGACTACAATTTCCCGGAAGCCGTCACCTATGGCGTTTCCTCCGGCTTCGGCTGGGCGCTGGCAATCACCGCCATGGCCGGCGTGCGCGAGAAGCTGAAATATTCGGACATCCCGGAAGGCCTGCAGGGCCTGGGCATCACCTTTATCACCGCAGGTCTGATGGCCCTGGCCTTCATGTCCTTCAGCGGCGTCAAACTGTAA
- a CDS encoding Na(+)-translocating NADH-quinone reductase subunit C → MPEDSGNNSNKGFIRRFLDLPPDSVPKTIFVAVSLCLVASMIVSAAAVALRPVQEINKLRDKQINILQVAGRYDPQENVTQAFSQFEPHVLELATGKFTDRFDPATFDERAAADDPATSVALEDDPASIGRKSEFVTVYLLRKDDGSLDKVILPIHGYGLWSTLYGFIALEANGNDIYGLQFYSHAETPGLGAEVDNPRWKALWRGKKLTDDSGDLLITVAKSAPPQGEEYHVDALAGATLTSRGVDNLVRFWMGENGFGPFLDNLKAGEI, encoded by the coding sequence ATGCCTGAAGACAGCGGAAACAACAGCAACAAGGGCTTCATCCGGCGCTTCCTGGATCTGCCGCCGGATTCCGTGCCCAAGACCATCTTCGTCGCCGTGTCGCTTTGTCTGGTCGCCTCGATGATCGTGTCGGCGGCGGCCGTCGCGTTGCGTCCCGTCCAGGAGATCAACAAGCTCCGCGACAAGCAGATCAACATCCTGCAGGTTGCCGGCCGCTATGACCCGCAGGAAAACGTCACCCAGGCGTTCTCGCAGTTCGAACCTCATGTCCTCGAACTGGCCACCGGCAAATTCACGGACCGGTTCGACCCGGCAACCTTCGATGAACGCGCCGCGGCGGACGATCCGGCGACCTCGGTCGCACTGGAGGACGACCCGGCCTCGATCGGCCGCAAGTCCGAATTCGTCACCGTCTACCTGCTGCGCAAGGACGACGGCAGCCTCGACAAGGTGATCCTGCCGATCCACGGCTACGGTCTGTGGTCGACGCTTTACGGTTTCATCGCCCTGGAAGCGAATGGCAACGACATTTACGGGCTTCAATTCTACAGCCACGCGGAAACGCCGGGTCTCGGCGCGGAAGTCGACAATCCCCGCTGGAAGGCGCTCTGGCGCGGCAAGAAACTGACGGATGACAGCGGCGACCTCCTGATCACCGTAGCAAAATCCGCCCCTCCTCAGGGCGAGGAGTATCACGTCGACGCGCTGGCCGGAGCCACCCTGACATCGCGCGGTGTCGACAATCTGGTCAGGTTCTGGATGGGGGAAAACGGCTTTGGCCCGTTCCTGGACAACCTCAAAGCGGGAGAAATCTGA
- a CDS encoding sarcosine oxidase subunit beta family protein, with translation MTRFSAWNVFRNGLSGQKGWSRQWRDPEPKPHYDVVIVGGGLHGLATAYYLAANHGVKNIAVLEKGWLGGGNAGRNTTIVRSNYFRPGNREFYEHSLKLWENLSHELNYNVMFSQRSHISLLHSPGAIDAAARNYNIMRRTGTPDAEIWDLARLKRAVPHLNYSPTARFPIMGAAVQKRAGTARHDAVAWGYARGADTRGVDILQQCEVQGITREGDAVSAVETSRGTIRAGKVAFAVAGSTSRLWTMAGLGRLPIESHKLQAFVSEPLKPLLDQVVVFGIGGSHFYISQSDKGGMVFGGDLDWYKSYAQRGNLPIVQDTAEAAMSILPCLGRVKLLRHWSGLVDMSMDGTHFICKTPLDNLYLNAGWNYGGFKATPASGWYFADLIANDRPHDKIRNFDLKRFERGLQIDERGAGPDPKLHG, from the coding sequence ATGACGCGATTTTCAGCCTGGAATGTCTTCAGAAACGGGCTCTCCGGTCAGAAGGGATGGAGCCGGCAATGGCGCGATCCCGAGCCGAAGCCCCACTATGACGTCGTCATCGTCGGCGGCGGGCTGCACGGGCTCGCCACTGCCTATTATCTTGCAGCCAACCACGGCGTAAAAAACATCGCCGTCCTGGAAAAAGGCTGGCTGGGCGGCGGCAATGCCGGTCGCAACACGACGATCGTCCGCTCGAACTATTTTCGCCCGGGCAATCGCGAGTTCTATGAGCATTCCCTGAAGCTCTGGGAAAATCTCAGCCATGAGCTGAACTACAATGTCATGTTCAGCCAGCGCTCCCACATCTCCCTGCTGCACAGCCCGGGCGCGATCGATGCCGCCGCGCGCAATTACAACATCATGCGCAGGACAGGCACGCCGGATGCGGAAATCTGGGACCTGGCCAGGCTGAAACGCGCGGTCCCGCATCTGAACTATTCCCCGACGGCACGCTTCCCGATCATGGGCGCGGCCGTCCAGAAACGCGCCGGCACCGCACGGCACGACGCGGTCGCCTGGGGCTATGCCAGGGGCGCCGACACACGCGGTGTCGACATTCTCCAGCAATGCGAAGTTCAGGGCATCACCCGCGAGGGCGACGCCGTTAGTGCGGTGGAAACCTCACGTGGTACGATCCGGGCCGGCAAGGTAGCCTTTGCCGTGGCCGGCAGCACCTCGCGGCTCTGGACCATGGCCGGACTCGGCAGATTGCCGATTGAGTCGCACAAGCTGCAGGCCTTCGTCTCCGAGCCTCTCAAGCCCCTGCTCGATCAGGTCGTGGTCTTCGGCATCGGTGGATCGCATTTCTACATTTCGCAATCGGACAAGGGCGGCATGGTCTTCGGCGGCGACCTTGACTGGTACAAGTCCTATGCCCAGCGCGGCAACCTGCCCATCGTCCAGGACACGGCCGAGGCCGCGATGTCGATCCTGCCCTGCCTCGGCCGGGTCAAGCTGCTACGCCACTGGTCGGGCCTGGTCGACATGTCGATGGACGGCACGCATTTCATCTGCAAGACGCCGCTCGACAATCTCTACCTGAATGCCGGCTGGAACTACGGCGGCTTCAAGGCGACCCCGGCCTCGGGCTGGTATTTCGCCGACCTGATCGCCAATGACAGGCCCCACGACAAGATCCGCAATTTCGATCTGAAACGGTTCGAGCGCGGCCTCCAGATCGACGAACGGGGCGCCGGCCCCGACCCGAAGCTGCACGGATAG
- a CDS encoding PhzF family phenazine biosynthesis protein codes for MNIQRIAAFSQGSAGGNPAGVVLLEESADERDMARIAAEVGYSETAFAVPQDDTGKTWRVRYFSPESEVPFCGHATIALGAALGQHGGPGTFALTLNNASISVETRETPDGMLATLQSPPTRSQALSEEERKEALSLFGLEEEDLDPRLAPARIHGGADHIVLPLKDRARLAAMTYDLDQGRAVMRRHGLVTIMLVFIDADQAFVARNAFASGGVLEDPATGAAAAAFAGYLRDTGWPHGGSFTIRQGEDMGSPSLIKVELTETKGAPVRVSGGTREIG; via the coding sequence ATGAACATTCAACGAATTGCAGCCTTCAGCCAGGGATCGGCAGGAGGCAATCCCGCCGGGGTCGTCTTGCTTGAGGAAAGCGCCGACGAAAGGGACATGGCCCGCATCGCGGCCGAAGTCGGCTATTCGGAGACGGCCTTTGCGGTTCCGCAGGACGACACCGGCAAGACCTGGCGTGTCCGCTACTTCTCGCCCGAATCCGAGGTCCCCTTCTGCGGGCATGCGACCATCGCCCTTGGCGCGGCATTGGGACAGCATGGCGGCCCCGGCACTTTCGCCCTGACCCTGAACAATGCGTCGATCTCGGTCGAGACCCGGGAGACCCCGGACGGCATGCTCGCAACGCTGCAGTCCCCGCCGACGCGGAGCCAGGCCCTCTCGGAGGAGGAACGCAAGGAGGCCTTGTCATTGTTCGGTCTGGAGGAAGAGGATCTCGACCCGCGCCTTGCACCGGCACGCATTCATGGCGGCGCGGATCACATCGTGCTGCCCCTGAAGGACCGCGCCCGCCTCGCCGCCATGACCTACGATCTCGACCAGGGCCGCGCCGTCATGCGCCGCCATGGGCTCGTCACGATAATGCTGGTCTTTATCGACGCGGATCAGGCCTTTGTCGCGCGAAATGCCTTCGCCTCCGGCGGCGTGCTCGAAGACCCGGCGACCGGTGCCGCGGCGGCCGCCTTTGCAGGCTATCTTCGTGATACCGGCTGGCCGCATGGCGGCAGTTTCACCATTCGTCAGGGCGAGGACATGGGCAGCCCTTCGCTGATCAAGGTGGAGCTGACGGAAACGAAGGGGGCGCCGGTCCGTGTTTCCGGTGGAACCCGCGAAATCGGCTGA
- a CDS encoding NADH:ubiquinone reductase (Na(+)-transporting) subunit D — MAQTKREMLIDPLVDNNPITLQVLGICSALAVTSSLKVAFVMAVAVTLVTAFSSMFISILRNQIPGAIRIIVQMVIIASLVILVDQILKAYAYEISKTLSVFVGLIITNCIVMGRAEAFAMKNPPIPSFIDGIGNGLGYGLILMLVGVIRELLGSGSLFGITVLPTVNNGGWYLPNGLLLLPPSAFFIIGLLIWAFRTWKPEQVEEREYKIQTVEAH; from the coding sequence ATGGCGCAGACCAAAAGAGAAATGCTTATCGATCCGTTGGTCGATAACAACCCGATCACTCTGCAGGTCCTGGGTATCTGTTCGGCCCTTGCCGTCACCTCGTCACTGAAGGTTGCCTTCGTCATGGCCGTCGCGGTGACGCTGGTCACCGCCTTCTCGTCCATGTTCATCTCGATCCTGCGCAACCAGATCCCTGGCGCCATCCGGATCATCGTGCAAATGGTGATCATCGCCTCGCTGGTGATCCTGGTGGACCAGATCCTCAAGGCCTATGCCTACGAGATCTCGAAGACCCTGTCGGTCTTTGTCGGCCTGATCATCACCAACTGCATCGTGATGGGCCGGGCGGAGGCCTTCGCCATGAAGAACCCGCCGATCCCCTCCTTCATCGACGGCATCGGCAACGGCCTCGGCTACGGCCTGATCCTGATGCTGGTCGGCGTGATCCGCGAGTTGCTGGGCTCCGGCAGCCTGTTCGGCATCACCGTTCTGCCGACCGTCAACAATGGCGGCTGGTATCTCCCCAACGGTCTGCTTTTGCTGCCGCCCTCGGCCTTCTTCATCATCGGCCTCTTGATCTGGGCGTTCCGGACCTGGAAACCGGAACAGGTCGAAGAGCGTGAGTACAAGATCCAGACGGTGGAGGCGCATTGA
- a CDS encoding FAD:protein FMN transferase, whose amino-acid sequence MSLTVAACKGGADVIELSGSTMGTSYSVTALDHDRIVDKAALRQAIENSLLKVNAQMSNWDASSEVSRFNAHASTQPMTVSKDLARVVSAAKDVHLASDGQFDITLGPVIEAWGFGAKGGRRHDAPAADKLAAAVTAAGQSHGLEVSGTQLRKSRPDTEIYLPSIGKGYGIDQMAHAVKGFGLNDFMVEIGGDLYVSGHNADGLDWQIGIESPDARNRQAYQVASASNLGMATSGDYRNYFEQDGVRYSHIIDAKTGRPITHRTASVTVLAENAMLADAWATALLVHGTERGLEIANQRDLAVLFIDRHADAGEKGFVTTSSNTFAALQA is encoded by the coding sequence ATGTCGCTCACTGTGGCTGCCTGCAAAGGCGGCGCGGACGTGATCGAACTCTCAGGGTCGACGATGGGAACGAGTTATTCGGTCACGGCTCTAGACCATGATCGGATCGTGGACAAGGCCGCCCTGCGTCAGGCGATCGAAAACAGCCTGCTGAAAGTCAACGCGCAGATGTCCAACTGGGACGCTTCTTCCGAAGTGTCGCGGTTCAACGCTCATGCCTCGACCCAGCCGATGACCGTCTCGAAGGACCTTGCCAGGGTCGTCAGCGCGGCCAAGGACGTTCACCTGGCAAGCGATGGCCAGTTCGATATCACCCTCGGCCCGGTGATCGAGGCCTGGGGCTTCGGCGCCAAAGGCGGCCGCAGGCATGACGCACCCGCAGCGGACAAGCTGGCCGCGGCGGTGACGGCCGCAGGACAGAGCCATGGTCTGGAAGTGAGCGGGACACAGCTGCGCAAGAGCCGTCCCGATACCGAGATCTACCTGCCGTCCATCGGCAAGGGCTATGGCATCGACCAGATGGCACATGCGGTCAAAGGCTTTGGCTTGAATGACTTCATGGTCGAGATTGGCGGCGACCTCTATGTGTCCGGCCACAATGCCGACGGTCTCGACTGGCAGATCGGCATCGAATCCCCCGATGCCCGCAACCGTCAGGCCTATCAGGTCGCCAGCGCCTCCAACCTGGGCATGGCAACGTCGGGCGACTACCGGAACTATTTCGAGCAGGACGGCGTGCGGTATTCGCACATTATCGACGCGAAGACCGGCCGGCCGATCACCCACCGGACCGCTTCGGTGACCGTGCTGGCGGAAAATGCCATGCTCGCCGATGCCTGGGCCACAGCCTTGCTCGTACATGGGACGGAGCGCGGTCTCGAGATCGCAAATCAGCGTGACCTCGCCGTTCTGTTCATTGACCGGCATGCCGATGCGGGCGAAAAAGGCTTCGTGACGACCTCCAGCAACACGTTTGCTGCCCTTCAGGCCTAA
- a CDS encoding Na(+)-translocating NADH-quinone reductase subunit A: protein MQEIKETRDTETVAVLAADYVGLKPRLVVQEGDVVGLGAPLFFHKDTPDVMITAPASGRVKAINRGARRVLISVEIEVDKDAAAPLDFSGIGDTTTASGLVERLCASGLWTSFRTRPYSKVPDPETRAAAIFVNAMDTEPLSPDPAVILADSAEDFTRGLEAVASLSGGKTYLCHETGAAIPGRDVAGIETADFSGPHPAGLAGTHIHFLEAPGATKTVWTIGYQDVIAIGRLLQSGQYDPARVIALSGPRCARPRLIRTVAGASMEELSRGEIEGDAPVRLISGSILSGRLGEGSSAYLGRYARQLTLIEEDRKQIPLGWIRPMASKFAVQPVLGSAFSKKLYALTSNLNGGRRAMVPLGTFEELMPQDFLPTQLLRAMLVMDTDQAQALGALELDEEDLGLVGFACPAKYEYGMALRDCLTKIEKEG from the coding sequence GTGCAGGAGATCAAAGAGACCCGGGACACAGAAACCGTAGCGGTGCTGGCCGCGGACTATGTCGGCCTGAAACCGAGACTGGTGGTCCAGGAAGGCGATGTCGTCGGCCTCGGCGCCCCTTTGTTTTTCCACAAGGACACACCGGATGTGATGATCACCGCGCCGGCTTCCGGCCGCGTCAAGGCGATCAACCGTGGTGCACGCCGTGTCCTGATCAGCGTCGAGATCGAAGTCGACAAGGACGCCGCCGCACCCCTGGATTTCTCCGGCATCGGCGATACCACCACTGCATCGGGTCTCGTGGAGCGCCTGTGCGCGTCCGGCCTGTGGACGTCTTTCCGCACCCGCCCCTATTCCAAGGTGCCCGACCCGGAAACCCGTGCCGCAGCCATCTTCGTCAACGCCATGGACACCGAACCGCTGTCGCCCGATCCGGCCGTGATCCTTGCTGACAGCGCCGAGGATTTCACACGGGGCCTTGAAGCGGTCGCCTCGCTCAGCGGCGGCAAGACCTATCTGTGCCACGAAACCGGCGCGGCCATTCCGGGCCGCGATGTTGCCGGGATCGAGACCGCGGACTTCTCCGGCCCGCATCCGGCAGGCCTCGCCGGCACTCATATCCATTTTCTCGAAGCACCCGGCGCCACGAAGACCGTCTGGACCATCGGCTACCAGGACGTCATCGCCATCGGCCGCCTGCTTCAGAGCGGCCAATACGACCCGGCAAGGGTGATCGCCCTCTCCGGTCCCCGTTGCGCCAGGCCGCGCCTGATCCGCACGGTCGCAGGCGCTTCCATGGAAGAGCTTTCCCGGGGTGAGATCGAGGGCGACGCACCGGTGCGTCTCATATCGGGGTCGATCCTCAGCGGCCGGCTCGGCGAGGGATCGAGCGCCTATCTCGGTCGCTACGCCCGCCAGCTCACCCTCATCGAGGAAGACCGCAAGCAGATCCCCCTGGGCTGGATCCGCCCGATGGCCTCCAAATTCGCGGTCCAGCCCGTGCTCGGTTCCGCGTTTTCCAAAAAACTCTATGCCCTGACCTCGAACCTGAACGGCGGCCGGCGGGCCATGGTGCCGCTCGGCACGTTCGAGGAGCTGATGCCGCAGGATTTCCTGCCGACACAGCTGCTTCGCGCAATGCTGGTGATGGACACGGACCAGGCCCAGGCGCTCGGCGCGCTGGAACTGGACGAAGAAGACCTGGGCCTGGTTGGTTTCGCCTGCCCGGCCAAATATGAATACGGCATGGCGCTGCGCGACTGCCTCACCAAAATTGAGAAGGAGGGCTGA